In Mesorhizobium sp. M9A.F.Ca.ET.002.03.1.2, the DNA window TAGACGTCTTTCGGAACGCTGGCGAAGGAATGAGACGCTCGTTCGCTCATTCGCAATAGCCCACACAAACCTGCATTTTAGGGGGTTACATCGGGCAAAACTCTTCCCTATAAGGCCCTCCTAGCCTGATACCAGAATCGCGAGCACAACCGGCCGGGTCTTCCCGTCCGGTTTTTCGTGCAAGCCGCCCGCCGAACGGACCTCGATATGCCAAGACGCACCGACATCAAGTCGATCCTGATCATAGGGGCCGGCCCCATCGTCATCGGTCAGGCCTGCGAGTTCGACTACTCCGGCACCCAGGCCTGCAAGGCACTCAAGGAAGAGGGCTTTCGCGTCATCCTGGTCAATTCCAACCCGGCCACCATCATGACCGACCCGGAGCTAGCCGACGCCACCTATATCGAGCCGATCACGCCCGAAGTGGTGGCCAAGATCATCGCCAAGGAGCGGCCGGACGCGCTGCTGCCGACCATGGGCGGCCAGACCGCGCTCAACACCGCTCTGTCGCTGCGCCGCATGGGCGTGCTCGACCGTTACGATGTCGAGATGATCGGCGCCGACGCCACGGCCATCGACAAGGCCGAGGACCGCGCGCTGTTTCGCGAGGCGATGAGCAGGATCGGGCTGGAAACGCCGAAGTCGATGCTGGCCAACGCCACCGACGTCAAGAACGCCGACCGCAAGACGCATGAGGCCGAGCGCGCCGCGCTGAAAGCCGAGAAGCCCGCCAATCTCGACGCCGCGCTCGATGCGTTGGAAACGCGCTGGAACCTCGGCGAAGGCGACCGCAAGCAGCGCTATATCAGCCACGCCATGGCGATCGCCGCACAAGCGCTCGACCATGTCGGCCTGCCCGCCATCATCCGCCCGTCCTTCACCATGGGCGGCACCGGCGGCGGCATCGCCTACAATCGCGCCGAATTCTACGACATCGTTCAGTCCGGCCTCGACGCCTCGCCGACCACCGAAGTGCTGATCGAGGAAAGCGTACTCGGCTGGAAGGAGTACGAGATGGAGGTCGTTCGAGACAAGGCCGACAATTGCATCATCATCTGCTCGATCGAGAACATCGACCCGATGGGCGTGCACACCGGCGACTCGATCACCGTCGCCCCGGCCCTGACGCTGACCGACAGGGAATACCAGATGATGCGCAACGCCTCGATCGCGGTGCTGCGCGAGATCGGCGTCGAGACCGGCGGCTCCAACGTGCAGTTCGCCGTCAACCCGGCCGACGGAAGGCTCGTGGTGATCGAGATGAACCCGCGCGTCTCGCGCTCCTCCGCGCTGGCCTCCAAGGCGACCGGTTTCCCCATCGCCAAGATAGCCGCGAAACTCGCCGTCGGCTACACGCTGGACGAACTGGAGAACGACATCACCGGTGGCGCGACACCGGCCTCGTTCGAGCCGAGCATCGACTATGTCGTGACCAAAATCCCGCGCTTTGCCTTCGAGAAATTCCCCGGCGCTGAGCCGGTGCTGACCACCGCGATGAAGTCGGTCGGCGAGGTCATGGCCATCGGCCGCACTTTCCAGGAATCGCTGCAGAAGGCGCTGCGTGGGCTGGAAACCGGCCTGACCGGTCTGGACGAGATCGAGATCCCCGGCATCGCGCACGGTGCGGCCGATCATGCCGACGACCGCAACGCCATCCGCGCCGCCCTTGGCACGCCGACGCCCGACCGGCTGCGCATGGTGGCGCAGGCGATCCGCATGGGCACCTCGCTCGAAGACGTGCACGCCATGTGCAAGATCGACCCGTGGTTCCTCGAGCAGATCGCCGGCATTCTGGCCATGGAAGACCGCATCCGCGAGCACGGCATCCCCGAGGACGCCGCCAATCTGCGCATGCTGAAGGCGATGGGTTTTTCCGATGCCCGCCTCGCATCCCTGGTCAGGAAGGACGTGGAGGAGATCGAGAAAATTCGGCGAACGCTCGACGTTCATCCGGTTTACAAGCGCATCGACACCTGCGCCGCCGAGTTCGCCTCGCCCACCGCCTACATGTACTCGACCTATGAGACGCCCTTCGCCGGCGCGCTCGCCAACGAGGCGCAGGTGTCAGCGCGAAAAAAGGTCGTCATCCTCGGCGGCGGCCCGAACCGCATCGGCCAGGGCATCGAGTTCGACTATTGCTGCTGCCACGCGGCGTTTGCGTTGCGCGACGCCGGCTTCGAGGCGATCATGGTCAACTGCAATCCGGAGACCGTCTCGACCGACTACGACACCTCGGACCGGCTCTATTTCGAGCCGCTGACGCCGGAGGACGTGCTGGAGATCCTGCGGGCCGAACAGGCGTCGGGCGAGCTGGTCGGCGTCATCGTCCAGTTCGGCGGCCAGACGCCGCTGAAGCTGGCGGACGCGCTGGAGAAGGCCGGCATCCCGATCCTCGGCACCTCGCCCGACATGATCGATCTCGCCGAGGACCGCGACCGCTTCCAGAAGCTGCTGCACAAACTCGGCCTCAGCCAGCCGAAGAACGGCATCGCCTATTCGGTCGAGCAGGCCCGCCTTGTCGCCGGCGAGCTCGGCTTCCCGCTGGTGGTACGCCCCTCCTATGTGCTCGGCGGCCGCGCCATGCAGATCATCCACGACGAAAGCATGCTGCAGACCTACCTGCTCGACACCGTGCCCGGCCTGGTGCCGGAGGACATCAAGCAGAAATACCCCAACGACAAAACGGGCCAGATCAACACGCTCTTGGGCAAGAACCCGCTGCTGTTCGACACCTATCTCTCGGGCGCCATAGAGGTCGATGTCGATTGCCTGTGCGACGGCAAGTCGACCTTCGTCTCCGGCATTCTTGAGCATATCGAGGAGGCCGGCATTCATTCCGGCGACAGCGCCTGCTCGCTGCCGGTGCATTCGCTGCCCTCGGAGCTTGTCGACGAGCTGGAGCGCCAGACGGCCGCACTTGCCCGCGCGCTCAATGTCGGCGGCCTTATGAACGTGCAATACGCGATCAAGGACGGCACCGTCTATGTGCTGGAGGTCAACCCGCGGGCGTCGCGCACCGTGCCCTTCGTCGCCAAGACCATCGGCCGTCCCATTGCAAAAATAGCCGCCCGCATCATGGCCGGCGAGGAACTGGAAAATGCCTTCGCCCATTACGGTGCCATGCCCGACCCCAGAAATCCCGGCCACAT includes these proteins:
- the carB gene encoding carbamoyl-phosphate synthase large subunit, whose protein sequence is MPRRTDIKSILIIGAGPIVIGQACEFDYSGTQACKALKEEGFRVILVNSNPATIMTDPELADATYIEPITPEVVAKIIAKERPDALLPTMGGQTALNTALSLRRMGVLDRYDVEMIGADATAIDKAEDRALFREAMSRIGLETPKSMLANATDVKNADRKTHEAERAALKAEKPANLDAALDALETRWNLGEGDRKQRYISHAMAIAAQALDHVGLPAIIRPSFTMGGTGGGIAYNRAEFYDIVQSGLDASPTTEVLIEESVLGWKEYEMEVVRDKADNCIIICSIENIDPMGVHTGDSITVAPALTLTDREYQMMRNASIAVLREIGVETGGSNVQFAVNPADGRLVVIEMNPRVSRSSALASKATGFPIAKIAAKLAVGYTLDELENDITGGATPASFEPSIDYVVTKIPRFAFEKFPGAEPVLTTAMKSVGEVMAIGRTFQESLQKALRGLETGLTGLDEIEIPGIAHGAADHADDRNAIRAALGTPTPDRLRMVAQAIRMGTSLEDVHAMCKIDPWFLEQIAGILAMEDRIREHGIPEDAANLRMLKAMGFSDARLASLVRKDVEEIEKIRRTLDVHPVYKRIDTCAAEFASPTAYMYSTYETPFAGALANEAQVSARKKVVILGGGPNRIGQGIEFDYCCCHAAFALRDAGFEAIMVNCNPETVSTDYDTSDRLYFEPLTPEDVLEILRAEQASGELVGVIVQFGGQTPLKLADALEKAGIPILGTSPDMIDLAEDRDRFQKLLHKLGLSQPKNGIAYSVEQARLVAGELGFPLVVRPSYVLGGRAMQIIHDESMLQTYLLDTVPGLVPEDIKQKYPNDKTGQINTLLGKNPLLFDTYLSGAIEVDVDCLCDGKSTFVSGILEHIEEAGIHSGDSACSLPVHSLPSELVDELERQTAALARALNVGGLMNVQYAIKDGTVYVLEVNPRASRTVPFVAKTIGRPIAKIAARIMAGEELENAFAHYGAMPDPRNPGHIAVKEAVFPFARFPGVDILLGPEMRSTGEVMGLDRDFALAFAKSQLGAGVDLPRAGTLFVSVRDEDKKGILPAVKRLAGQGFKVMATSGTARFLAENGVVAEKINKVLEGRPHIEDAIRNRQVQIVFNTTDGQKAVSDSKSLRRATLMQKVPYYTTLSGAAAVAEAIAALRAGSLEVRPLQEYFA